From a single bacterium genomic region:
- a CDS encoding aminotransferase class I/II-fold pyridoxal phosphate-dependent enzyme, which translates to MKFADRRFQIDSSGIRKVFDLAATLENPCNLSIGQPDYDVPDAVKDAAIDAIRSGKNRYTLTAGTVPLREKVSDLYKQRGHDGGGVIVVAGTSGGLLLSLLVLLNPGDEIMFTDPYFVMYKHLAKFIGAVPRYINTYPDFRLRREELEKAWTPKCKMIIVNSPNNPTGIVYSREELEMVGKFAEEKDLIVLSDEIYEHLTYDGEFESPAKYTDPERTIIVSGLSKSAGMTGWRLGWTYGPKDLIQAMSEVQQYSFVCAPSPAQEAALVGIDLDMTETRRQYRGRRDVIYEGLSGLGYEVSKPGGAFYIFPKSPTGNGKEFVKEAIKNNLLVVPGNVFSEQNTHFRISFAVTEEQLKRGIGILGGMLAK; encoded by the coding sequence GTGAAATTCGCCGATCGCCGTTTCCAAATCGACTCCAGCGGAATCCGCAAGGTCTTCGATCTGGCCGCTACGCTTGAGAATCCCTGTAATCTGTCCATTGGTCAGCCCGACTACGATGTTCCCGACGCCGTCAAGGACGCGGCTATCGATGCCATTCGCTCTGGCAAGAACCGCTATACGCTGACCGCGGGGACGGTTCCCCTGCGCGAGAAGGTTTCGGACCTGTACAAGCAGCGCGGCCACGATGGTGGCGGCGTCATTGTCGTCGCCGGCACCAGCGGTGGGCTCCTTCTGAGCCTGCTCGTACTGCTCAATCCCGGCGACGAGATCATGTTCACGGACCCGTACTTCGTCATGTACAAGCATCTCGCCAAGTTCATCGGTGCCGTGCCTCGCTACATCAACACGTACCCGGACTTCCGCCTGCGTCGCGAGGAACTCGAGAAGGCGTGGACTCCCAAGTGCAAAATGATCATCGTCAACTCTCCGAACAACCCGACCGGTATCGTCTACAGCCGCGAGGAACTGGAGATGGTTGGGAAGTTCGCCGAAGAGAAAGACCTGATCGTGCTCAGCGACGAAATCTACGAGCACTTGACCTACGATGGGGAATTCGAGTCCCCCGCGAAGTACACCGATCCCGAGCGCACGATCATTGTGTCCGGTCTCTCGAAGAGCGCCGGCATGACCGGTTGGCGTCTTGGATGGACATACGGGCCAAAGGACCTGATTCAGGCAATGTCCGAGGTGCAGCAGTATTCCTTTGTTTGCGCCCCATCGCCTGCACAGGAAGCCGCCCTTGTCGGAATCGATCTCGACATGACGGAGACGCGTCGCCAGTACCGGGGTCGCCGCGATGTGATCTACGAAGGCCTCTCAGGGCTCGGTTACGAAGTCAGTAAGCCAGGTGGCGCGTTTTACATTTTCCCGAAATCACCGACCGGAAACGGCAAAGAGTTCGTCAAGGAAGCGATCAAGAACAACCTCCTGGTCGTGCCGGGCAATGTCTTCAGCGAACAGAACACGCATTTCCGAATCTCCTTTGCCGTGACCGAGGAACAACTGAAGCGCGGTATCGGTATTCTGGGAGGGATGCTGGCGAAGTAG
- a CDS encoding alpha amylase C-terminal domain-containing protein, giving the protein MGAIPYDGGVTFRVWAPNADTVSVAGQFNGWSSSSNLLSPEDGGMWSADVAAAEAGDQYKYVIKTDGDTMWRTDPRAGAVVNSVGNGIIVDQDSFNWTADFTMPSWNETIIYEMHVGTFYSPTGGTPSSWYYATQKLDHLADLGINMIEVMPINEFAGDHSWGYNPAHLFAPESAYGSVHDMKNFINEAHKRGIGVMIDVVYNHWGPSDLDTAYWCFDGPCYDNGGIYFYDDWRAVTEWGDTRPNYGRSEVRDFISDNAYFWLNEFNADGLRWDSTSNIRTQNSGGGGDIGDGWWTMQIANDRIDGTWPEKLIIAEDMLNNEWLTKTTGAGGAGFDSQWDSSFVHTIRNVIITGSDSNRNMWDVYDMLVHGYNNEPFQRVIYTESHDEVANGKARVPEEIWPGNSDSWFSRKRSTAGAALLFTAPGIPMIFQGQEFLEDGWFHDDDPLDWSKRTTQSGIYALYRDLVHLRRNIDGTTRGLTGEGLNIHHVNDGAKVIAYHRWMNGGEGDDVVVVINFSATSFTEYRVGFPRAGAWHARFNSDDSDYGADFTNLGNTFVETEDIDRDGMGQSAKFTLRPYTAIIFSQGGDVVAPADVDVVDAILGKRTVPDNYDANQDRTLDIADVN; this is encoded by the coding sequence ATGGGAGCCATTCCATACGATGGCGGCGTGACTTTTCGTGTGTGGGCGCCGAACGCAGACACCGTTTCCGTGGCTGGCCAATTCAACGGATGGAGCAGCTCTTCCAATCTTCTCTCCCCAGAAGACGGTGGGATGTGGTCCGCCGACGTTGCTGCAGCGGAGGCCGGCGACCAGTACAAGTACGTGATCAAGACTGATGGCGATACGATGTGGAGAACCGATCCACGTGCAGGCGCTGTCGTCAATTCCGTCGGCAATGGCATCATCGTCGATCAGGACAGCTTCAACTGGACTGCCGACTTCACGATGCCATCCTGGAACGAGACGATCATCTACGAGATGCACGTTGGGACGTTCTACTCTCCGACTGGGGGAACGCCGTCTTCGTGGTACTACGCCACTCAGAAGCTCGATCACCTGGCCGACCTGGGCATCAACATGATCGAGGTCATGCCCATCAACGAGTTCGCAGGCGATCATTCCTGGGGCTACAACCCCGCGCATCTCTTCGCGCCGGAGAGCGCGTACGGCTCCGTCCACGACATGAAGAATTTCATCAACGAAGCCCACAAGCGCGGCATCGGAGTGATGATCGACGTGGTCTACAATCACTGGGGGCCCAGCGATCTCGATACGGCTTACTGGTGCTTCGATGGACCGTGCTACGACAACGGTGGGATTTACTTCTACGACGACTGGCGGGCCGTTACAGAATGGGGCGACACGCGGCCGAACTACGGTCGCTCCGAGGTGCGCGATTTCATCTCAGACAATGCCTATTTCTGGCTGAACGAGTTCAACGCCGACGGATTGCGATGGGACTCGACCAGCAACATCCGCACGCAGAACAGCGGCGGCGGAGGAGACATCGGCGATGGCTGGTGGACGATGCAGATCGCCAACGATCGCATTGATGGAACCTGGCCCGAGAAGCTGATAATCGCCGAAGATATGCTCAACAACGAGTGGCTGACGAAAACCACCGGGGCCGGGGGTGCGGGCTTTGACTCGCAATGGGACTCCAGCTTTGTGCATACGATTCGCAACGTGATCATCACAGGCAGCGACAGCAATCGCAACATGTGGGACGTGTACGACATGCTCGTTCACGGCTACAACAATGAGCCCTTCCAGCGCGTCATCTACACCGAAAGCCACGACGAAGTTGCCAACGGAAAGGCGCGCGTTCCGGAGGAGATCTGGCCCGGCAATTCCGACAGTTGGTTCTCGCGCAAGCGCTCCACCGCCGGAGCGGCGTTACTTTTCACCGCGCCGGGCATTCCAATGATCTTCCAAGGCCAAGAGTTCCTGGAAGATGGATGGTTCCACGACGACGATCCCTTGGATTGGTCGAAGCGCACCACGCAGTCGGGAATCTACGCTCTGTACCGCGACCTGGTTCACCTGCGCCGCAATATCGATGGCACGACACGGGGTCTGACTGGTGAGGGCCTCAATATTCACCACGTCAACGATGGCGCAAAGGTCATTGCCTATCATCGCTGGATGAACGGTGGCGAAGGCGACGACGTTGTTGTGGTCATTAACTTCTCGGCGACCAGCTTCACCGAGTATCGCGTGGGCTTCCCACGTGCAGGCGCATGGCACGCCCGGTTCAACAGCGACGATTCAGACTACGGCGCAGACTTCACGAACCTTGGCAATACCTTCGTGGAGACAGAAGATATCGATCGCGACGGAATGGGCCAGAGTGCGAAGTTCACGCTTCGTCCGTACACGGCGATCATCTTCTCGCAGGGCGGCGACGTTGTCGCCCCGGCGGACGTTGATGTTGTCGATGCGATTCTCGGCAAGCGCACCGTCCCGGATAATTACGACGCGAACCAGGATCGCACTTTGGACATCGCGGACGTGAATTAG
- a CDS encoding MBL fold metallo-hydrolase, translated as MAEIEWLGHASFRIRADIVLYIDPWKLKGKQEKADFILISHSHFDHLSAEDIEKVRRKDTVIVAPEECQGKITGDVWWAQPGQSLAGKGLSLKATPAYNIGKQFHPKENGWVGYVIALGGENIYYAGDTDVIPEMEELENIDVALLPIGGTYTMNPEEGARAAECIRPGRCIPYHWGDIVGTLEDAEAFKAACSVPVEIQNPYE; from the coding sequence ATGGCAGAAATCGAATGGCTCGGGCATGCTTCGTTCCGCATCCGGGCAGATATCGTTCTCTACATCGATCCGTGGAAACTGAAGGGGAAGCAGGAGAAGGCGGACTTCATCCTGATCTCGCATAGCCACTTCGATCATCTCTCCGCAGAGGACATCGAGAAGGTTCGACGTAAGGACACGGTGATTGTGGCTCCTGAAGAGTGCCAGGGGAAGATCACCGGCGATGTCTGGTGGGCGCAGCCGGGGCAGTCGCTGGCGGGCAAAGGACTCTCGCTGAAGGCAACCCCGGCGTACAACATCGGGAAGCAGTTTCACCCGAAGGAGAACGGCTGGGTGGGCTACGTGATCGCCCTTGGTGGAGAAAACATCTACTACGCGGGCGACACGGATGTGATTCCGGAGATGGAAGAGCTGGAGAACATCGATGTGGCTCTGCTTCCGATCGGAGGCACATACACGATGAATCCCGAGGAAGGGGCCAGGGCCGCCGAGTGCATTCGCCCGGGTCGATGCATCCCGTATCACTGGGGCGACATCGTGGGAACGCTGGAGGATGCCGAAGCGTTCAAGGCGGCGTGCTCCGTACCGGTGGAGATTCAGAATCCCTACGAATGA
- a CDS encoding serine/threonine protein kinase: MSVTVQCPNCGAGVPIPRIQRDGGEARVRCRVCNMLLAIHRPSNAPRRSDAVMSFGEGIRVPGYELLGVLGKGGMGMVFSAVRLSDEQLVAIKVLPPECAAHPELVNRFDLEAQMMATLSHPNIVPILDRGRISEHYFIVVDYIPGCTLKDRIGQAAPLKIDEISAIATPVSEAIQSCHELGLVHRDLKPANILLSQDGRVLVTDFGIANLIQRLGDQTEDGVMIGTPQYVAPEQLRDGSKVGFAADQYSLAVIIYEMLTGMLPMGVFEPPSKMCPELTPEAETVLLRALSRDASKRYPSMRQFMRAFRRSLKRPADVPPPEVFVHAAAMPVLAGGGDDSPKPSGDVDVSVLEGEETPSWRRSPSPVELRFFGDSPRPRPGDEEPVPITPGPAHEGTEEDEEYSPKPLHLGPTPTPRLGPQRPDVMPRSDTQVIAVAAAIAILILACLAIAIILL, encoded by the coding sequence ATGTCCGTTACCGTCCAGTGCCCGAACTGTGGGGCCGGCGTTCCGATTCCCCGTATCCAGCGGGACGGAGGCGAGGCGCGCGTGCGCTGCCGCGTGTGCAACATGCTGCTGGCGATCCACCGGCCGTCCAACGCGCCGCGGCGCTCGGATGCGGTGATGAGCTTCGGCGAGGGGATTCGGGTTCCCGGATACGAACTTCTCGGCGTCCTCGGTAAGGGCGGCATGGGAATGGTCTTCAGCGCCGTGCGACTGTCGGACGAGCAGTTGGTGGCGATCAAGGTCCTGCCGCCGGAGTGCGCCGCCCATCCGGAACTCGTGAATCGCTTCGATCTCGAAGCCCAGATGATGGCGACGCTCAGCCATCCCAACATCGTGCCGATTCTGGACCGAGGGCGGATCAGTGAGCATTACTTCATCGTCGTCGATTACATTCCCGGCTGTACCCTGAAGGATCGCATCGGCCAGGCGGCGCCGCTGAAGATTGATGAGATTTCGGCCATCGCCACGCCGGTGTCCGAAGCGATTCAGTCCTGCCACGAGCTAGGCCTGGTGCATCGCGACTTGAAGCCGGCGAACATTCTCCTCTCGCAGGATGGACGTGTGCTCGTGACGGACTTCGGCATCGCGAACCTGATCCAGCGCCTGGGCGATCAGACGGAAGATGGCGTAATGATCGGCACTCCGCAGTACGTTGCTCCCGAGCAGTTGCGCGACGGCAGCAAAGTGGGCTTCGCGGCGGATCAGTATTCGCTCGCAGTGATCATCTACGAAATGCTGACAGGTATGTTGCCGATGGGAGTCTTCGAGCCTCCCAGCAAGATGTGCCCGGAGCTGACACCCGAGGCCGAGACGGTACTACTGCGTGCGCTGTCGCGCGATGCATCGAAACGCTATCCATCGATGCGGCAGTTCATGCGTGCATTCCGCCGAAGTCTGAAGCGCCCCGCGGATGTACCCCCTCCCGAGGTTTTCGTCCATGCCGCGGCCATGCCTGTACTGGCTGGCGGGGGCGATGACAGCCCGAAGCCTTCAGGCGACGTGGATGTATCAGTACTCGAGGGGGAGGAAACGCCGAGTTGGCGCCGGTCGCCAAGCCCAGTGGAATTACGTTTCTTTGGAGATTCGCCTCGGCCTCGGCCAGGAGACGAAGAACCCGTTCCTATCACGCCCGGTCCGGCACACGAGGGGACTGAAGAGGACGAGGAATACTCGCCAAAGCCGCTGCATCTCGGACCGACCCCAACACCACGACTGGGCCCGCAGCGGCCTGACGTCATGCCCCGGTCGGACACCCAGGTGATCGCTGTCGCGGCCGCCATCGCGATTCTGATTCTGGCGTGCCTGGCGATTGCGATTATTTTGCTCTAA
- a CDS encoding carboxypeptidase M32, translated as MTATIQNLRDKLGELSDIGATVALMGWDQQVNMPKKAAPGRGQQLATMSAIYHRMATAPEFGDMLRKLNDERDKLSADEAKMVEETLWDYERSTKLPEAFVKELTELDANAFAAWQEARKDSDFAAFQPFLERLVVKQREMADMFGFEGSPYNALVENYERGMTAERLTQIFGDLREKQSALIEKIVASPNQPDIAWLEQDWDEQAQWDFGMKVLTEMGYDLDAGRQDKSTHPFTTEFGLKDVRVTTRFDVKDLFSAMSSTMHEGGHALYEQGFLESDARTTLGSSISLGVHESQSRMWENLIGRSRPFWQHYLPVLKEHFPGQLNDVDVDKMYRSINAVKPSLIRVEADECTYNLHIIIRFEIETALLEGRMKVSELPEVWNAKYKEYLGVDVPNDAQGCLQDVHWSGASFGYFPTYALGNLYASQMFEKILQDIPNLWESIAGGNMLPLLDWLRKNVHEVGRRKKAPQLIEGITGKLPESTAYLNYLTTKYGELYGVK; from the coding sequence GTGACTGCGACTATTCAGAATCTTCGAGATAAACTCGGCGAGCTGTCGGATATCGGTGCGACGGTGGCGCTGATGGGATGGGATCAGCAGGTCAACATGCCCAAGAAGGCCGCACCGGGACGCGGACAGCAGTTGGCGACTATGTCGGCGATCTATCACCGCATGGCAACTGCGCCGGAGTTCGGCGACATGCTCCGGAAGCTGAACGATGAGCGCGATAAGCTGTCGGCGGACGAGGCCAAGATGGTCGAGGAGACGCTTTGGGACTACGAGCGCTCGACGAAGCTTCCCGAAGCGTTCGTGAAAGAGCTGACGGAGCTGGACGCAAATGCCTTCGCCGCCTGGCAGGAAGCGCGGAAAGACTCCGACTTCGCGGCCTTCCAGCCGTTCCTGGAGAGGCTGGTCGTGAAGCAGCGCGAAATGGCGGACATGTTCGGCTTCGAAGGTTCGCCATACAACGCACTCGTCGAGAATTACGAGCGTGGCATGACGGCGGAACGTCTGACCCAGATTTTCGGAGACCTGCGCGAGAAGCAGTCGGCGCTGATCGAGAAGATCGTCGCTTCTCCGAATCAACCGGACATCGCCTGGCTCGAGCAGGATTGGGACGAGCAGGCCCAGTGGGACTTCGGCATGAAGGTCCTGACCGAGATGGGCTACGATCTCGATGCCGGACGCCAGGATAAGTCGACGCACCCGTTTACGACAGAATTTGGCCTGAAAGATGTTCGCGTAACGACGCGATTCGACGTGAAGGACTTGTTCTCCGCGATGTCGTCGACGATGCACGAGGGGGGCCACGCGCTTTACGAGCAGGGCTTCCTGGAAAGCGACGCGCGCACAACGCTCGGGTCTTCCATTTCGCTCGGCGTGCATGAATCGCAATCCCGCATGTGGGAGAATCTAATCGGCCGCAGCCGTCCCTTCTGGCAGCACTACTTGCCGGTACTGAAGGAGCATTTCCCCGGCCAGCTAAACGACGTGGACGTCGACAAGATGTATCGCTCGATCAACGCGGTGAAGCCGTCGCTGATCCGCGTCGAGGCGGACGAATGCACCTACAATCTGCACATCATCATCCGGTTCGAGATCGAGACGGCGCTCCTCGAAGGCCGCATGAAGGTCTCCGAACTGCCGGAAGTCTGGAACGCGAAGTACAAGGAGTACTTGGGTGTCGACGTTCCGAACGACGCGCAGGGCTGCCTGCAGGACGTTCACTGGTCCGGCGCCTCGTTCGGGTACTTCCCGACCTATGCGCTCGGCAACCTGTACGCTTCGCAGATGTTTGAGAAGATCCTCCAGGACATCCCGAACCTGTGGGAAAGCATCGCGGGCGGGAATATGCTGCCGCTGCTGGATTGGCTGCGTAAGAACGTCCACGAGGTGGGGCGCCGCAAGAAAGCTCCGCAGCTGATTGAGGGCATCACCGGCAAGCTGCCGGAGAGCACGGCGTATCTGAACTACCTGACCACCAAATACGGTGAGCTGTACGGCGTGAAGTAA
- a CDS encoding peptidylprolyl isomerase yields MQPHCSKTFKDGRRLLEWTGGRLPLLAGLLMLVLVGLALGQANDPVIASVGQRIVSARDLKYRIFEARLYEEELWSVPEERLRQEVLTNAVDDLVLEDYFWQHTPEPAPEDVKTTVEEIWQRYVRLAGSPAMLDTMLDDMDIEPAQMKRWMEERLARSWRIRAGLMKGLDVPDLEVAEESPASADNFHVAHIFVEPQTDSARGWEDARQRATRVWFAITDGLPFDRAASLYSDDQESAGRGGDLGWIEAKSLAPSLSGALRTMSLDEVSSPVLGPAGYHLLQLQDFETPRREEYYQAIADAERRLLMRLRDRAEIRVADGYELRPVEEPSTPVTRTTWEEIMDEFRAEVKGSRSNE; encoded by the coding sequence ATGCAACCACACTGCAGCAAGACCTTCAAAGACGGCCGCCGGCTCCTGGAATGGACCGGTGGCCGTCTTCCATTGCTGGCCGGCCTTCTGATGTTGGTGTTGGTCGGGCTGGCTCTGGGCCAGGCGAACGACCCAGTGATCGCGAGTGTCGGCCAACGCATCGTGAGCGCGCGCGATCTGAAGTATCGGATTTTCGAGGCTCGCCTCTACGAAGAAGAACTCTGGAGCGTCCCGGAGGAGCGTCTGCGCCAGGAGGTCCTGACGAACGCGGTCGACGACCTGGTGCTGGAGGATTACTTCTGGCAGCACACGCCCGAGCCTGCTCCGGAAGACGTCAAGACGACGGTGGAGGAAATCTGGCAGCGCTATGTGCGCCTTGCCGGGTCACCGGCGATGCTGGACACGATGCTGGACGACATGGACATCGAGCCGGCGCAGATGAAGCGTTGGATGGAGGAACGGCTGGCGCGCAGTTGGCGGATTCGCGCGGGCCTGATGAAGGGCCTCGATGTGCCGGATCTGGAGGTCGCTGAGGAGAGTCCGGCAAGCGCGGATAACTTCCACGTGGCGCACATCTTCGTCGAACCCCAGACGGATTCGGCAAGGGGCTGGGAAGATGCACGGCAGCGCGCGACGCGCGTGTGGTTTGCCATCACGGACGGCCTGCCCTTCGATCGGGCGGCATCGTTGTACAGCGACGACCAGGAAAGCGCCGGCCGCGGTGGCGATCTCGGCTGGATCGAGGCGAAGTCGTTGGCGCCCAGCCTTTCGGGGGCGCTTCGGACGATGAGCCTGGACGAGGTCAGCTCGCCGGTTCTCGGCCCGGCGGGATATCACCTTCTGCAGTTGCAGGACTTCGAGACGCCGCGCCGCGAGGAGTATTATCAGGCCATCGCGGACGCCGAGCGTCGTCTGCTGATGCGGCTGCGCGATCGGGCCGAAATCCGCGTCGCAGACGGCTATGAACTCCGCCCAGTCGAAGAACCCTCCACACCCGTCACGCGGACGACGTGGGAGGAGATTATGGACGAGTTCCGGGCGGAAGTGAAGGGTTCCCGATCGAACGAGTAA
- a CDS encoding antibiotic biosynthesis monooxygenase produces MYVEVIKTVVKHGQAEAARRTLDKWIAAARKAEGHIWASYFSPEDCESESLEGFQIEDPERTFFVTMAWESDEAVADFVRKYHSGPVNLLPGQEVYVSGHFSG; encoded by the coding sequence ATGTACGTTGAAGTGATCAAGACAGTTGTCAAGCATGGGCAGGCGGAAGCCGCCCGGCGGACCCTGGACAAGTGGATCGCCGCGGCCCGCAAGGCTGAAGGGCATATTTGGGCCAGCTATTTCAGTCCCGAAGATTGCGAATCCGAATCCCTGGAAGGCTTCCAGATCGAGGATCCGGAGCGCACGTTTTTCGTGACGATGGCTTGGGAGAGCGACGAAGCGGTCGCCGATTTTGTGCGGAAGTACCACTCTGGCCCGGTGAATCTGCTGCCCGGCCAGGAAGTCTACGTGAGCGGACACTTCTCCGGCTAA
- a CDS encoding GNAT family N-acetyltransferase — MPPVLTTERLVLRLANERDAEAIVAYYRDNREFLAPYEPLRPPGFYTKRFWELQARRSHEDFRAGVAVRLFLFRRDDPGAISGYISLTGITRGPAQFCFMGYNLAEHEQGKGLMSEALREVIHMAFADLSLHRIQANYMPHNQRSGRLLRRLGFTVEGYARDYLMIHGRWEDHVLTSLTNENWHGGEGR, encoded by the coding sequence ATGCCGCCCGTACTGACGACGGAGCGGCTTGTGCTACGCCTGGCGAACGAACGCGATGCGGAGGCGATTGTCGCATACTATCGAGACAACCGCGAATTCCTGGCGCCCTACGAGCCGCTGCGGCCGCCGGGGTTCTACACAAAACGATTCTGGGAACTGCAGGCCCGGCGCAGTCACGAGGACTTCCGCGCCGGCGTGGCCGTTCGGCTGTTCCTGTTCCGGCGAGACGATCCTGGCGCCATCTCCGGCTACATCAGCCTGACGGGGATCACGCGCGGACCGGCGCAGTTCTGCTTCATGGGCTACAACCTGGCGGAGCACGAGCAGGGCAAGGGGCTGATGTCGGAGGCACTCCGCGAAGTGATCCACATGGCGTTTGCGGACTTGTCGCTACATCGCATCCAGGCCAATTACATGCCGCACAACCAGCGCAGCGGCCGACTGCTGCGCCGACTGGGGTTCACGGTGGAAGGCTATGCCCGGGATTACCTGATGATTCACGGCCGCTGGGAAGACCACGTGCTGACGTCGCTGACGAATGAAAACTGGCACGGCGGCGAAGGACGCTAG
- a CDS encoding GGDEF domain-containing response regulator, with protein MTKPSLPRLLIVEPDEEARCSVAELLEGKAEVLAVPTAAEALPHLEEDPPRALLVALAVDRLSALELIHNARKLEDPPRIAAMVDANDGISIVEGYDLGVEEVLGKPVKAEAIAEWLEVLEVDDCGRKGATPRELYRLARRLRSVASMSRLGDALRSILSGILDACYVSVTLPAGDTPVRYAGGQALSEAQLTQLSTHLLSMWRSQAGPIVAWNFHDGLNGGTAEPVQTDDALCFASAPLVLRGEHAGFLTLAPREGTIILRHHLNALFVTAEILAARIECLVYEAEAESVEASYDSLTGLLNHGTFMTRLKDQALHAHHSSQPLSVLVIDLDDLTAINERCGHTAGDTVLKHSGRMVLATARKTDAVGRLGGDEYAVLLPQTDLDGALRYAERIRRALAANLIRVESHEVSVTASVGVVTAVPEIYDAEALMEWGLRTARKAFERGGNQVVAATVEDPEEVASAPSE; from the coding sequence ATGACGAAACCATCGTTGCCGCGGCTGTTGATCGTGGAACCGGACGAGGAGGCTCGCTGCTCCGTCGCCGAACTGCTGGAGGGCAAAGCGGAGGTGCTGGCAGTGCCGACCGCGGCAGAGGCCCTCCCCCACCTGGAAGAAGATCCCCCCCGGGCGCTGTTGGTCGCGCTGGCGGTGGATCGTCTCAGCGCCCTCGAACTCATTCATAATGCGCGCAAGTTGGAGGATCCGCCGCGCATCGCAGCCATGGTGGATGCGAACGACGGAATCTCGATCGTCGAGGGCTACGACCTGGGCGTCGAGGAAGTGCTCGGAAAGCCGGTCAAGGCCGAGGCGATTGCAGAGTGGCTTGAGGTCCTGGAGGTCGACGACTGCGGGCGGAAAGGGGCGACCCCGCGCGAACTGTATCGACTGGCCCGACGCCTCCGGTCCGTTGCGAGTATGAGTCGGTTGGGCGATGCCTTGCGCTCGATTCTGTCGGGAATTCTCGACGCGTGCTATGTATCGGTCACACTGCCGGCTGGCGATACGCCGGTGCGGTACGCAGGCGGCCAGGCGCTTTCCGAGGCGCAGCTCACGCAACTGTCGACGCACCTTCTGAGCATGTGGCGCAGCCAGGCCGGGCCGATCGTAGCCTGGAATTTCCACGATGGCTTGAATGGTGGAACGGCTGAACCGGTTCAGACAGACGATGCGTTGTGCTTCGCCAGTGCACCTCTGGTTTTGCGCGGCGAACATGCAGGCTTTCTGACGCTGGCGCCTCGCGAAGGGACGATCATCCTTCGGCATCATTTGAATGCGCTCTTCGTGACAGCGGAGATTCTGGCCGCACGCATTGAATGCCTCGTCTATGAGGCGGAAGCCGAATCGGTCGAGGCGAGTTACGATTCGCTAACAGGTTTGCTGAACCATGGAACATTCATGACGCGCCTGAAGGATCAGGCCCTGCACGCTCACCATTCGAGTCAGCCGCTGTCTGTGCTGGTGATCGATTTGGACGATTTGACGGCGATCAACGAACGTTGCGGCCACACGGCGGGCGACACGGTCCTAAAGCACAGCGGACGCATGGTGCTGGCGACGGCACGAAAGACGGACGCGGTGGGGCGACTGGGTGGCGACGAGTATGCGGTGCTACTGCCGCAAACGGACCTGGACGGCGCGTTGCGTTACGCAGAACGAATCCGCCGGGCGCTGGCGGCGAACCTGATCCGAGTGGAAAGTCACGAAGTCAGCGTGACGGCAAGCGTTGGCGTTGTAACCGCGGTCCCTGAGATTTACGACGCCGAGGCGTTGATGGAGTGGGGACTGCGAACGGCGAGAAAGGCCTTCGAACGCGGCGGGAACCAGGTTGTCGCTGCGACGGTCGAGGACCCGGAGGAAGTGGCTTCGGCCCCTTCGGAATAA